A genomic segment from Candidatus Omnitrophota bacterium encodes:
- a CDS encoding flavodoxin domain-containing protein, with amino-acid sequence MKKIIVLYFSGTGNTKRMAEYVSEGAKDVPGTDVDVRSVEDFRVEELEAFDGMIIGSPTYYGTMAYQIKKLLDDSVVLHGRLVGRAGAAFSSSANIGGGNETTILSILSAMLIHGMVVQGMEKGGHYGTVAIGRPDKRAEEQCRELGRRVAELVQKVR; translated from the coding sequence ATGAAAAAGATCATCGTGCTTTATTTTTCCGGTACAGGTAATACGAAGCGAATGGCGGAATATGTCTCTGAAGGAGCGAAGGATGTCCCCGGCACTGATGTGGATGTCCGTTCGGTGGAAGACTTCCGGGTGGAAGAGCTTGAGGCTTTTGATGGTATGATAATAGGCTCCCCGACATATTACGGGACCATGGCATATCAGATCAAGAAACTACTGGACGATTCCGTTGTGCTCCATGGCAGGCTCGTCGGAAGAGCGGGGGCGGCGTTCTCTTCATCCGCCAACATAGGGGGCGGTAACGAGACCACCATATTGAGCATCCTATCGGCGATGCTCATACATGGCATGGTCGTGCAGGGTATGGAAAAAGGCGGTCATTACGGTACGGTGGCAATAGGCAGGCCGGACAAGCGGGCCGAGGAACAGTGCCGCGAGTTAGGCAGGAGGGTCGCTGAGCTTGTCCAGAAAGTACGTTGA
- a CDS encoding M48 family metalloprotease has translation MILMMSRDKVRREGRFPVNVGAFALTLSVLLPLLTGFTTVNPATDEREVIFISPEKERAMGKRFHGRVLKHFDMPVDPLLEEKVKGIGEELAEVSDRKEIIYTFTVLNHDKDRFYNAFAAPGGYVYIFDDLVNALEDEGQIASVLAHEMGHIEAKHAIKRFQGDIGATLLMLLGMNMNKETGDFQKANRALGQLMSEYSRSDEEQADLLAVKYMKASGFDPEEAVNALKKMQELRKKGPRRKYSSYRTHPYYSERISYIEKQIKGHMDFDAYINIVSQER, from the coding sequence ATGATCTTGATGATGTCCCGGGATAAAGTACGGAGGGAGGGTCGTTTTCCTGTGAACGTCGGCGCGTTCGCCTTGACGCTATCGGTCCTTTTGCCCCTTTTGACCGGGTTCACCACAGTGAACCCGGCGACGGATGAAAGGGAGGTGATATTCATATCCCCGGAAAAAGAGAGGGCCATGGGTAAGCGTTTCCACGGACGAGTGCTGAAACATTTTGATATGCCTGTAGATCCCTTGCTTGAGGAAAAGGTGAAGGGCATCGGGGAGGAACTGGCGGAAGTTTCGGACAGGAAAGAGATCATATATACGTTCACGGTCCTGAATCATGATAAAGACCGTTTTTATAACGCTTTCGCCGCGCCGGGCGGATATGTGTACATATTTGACGACCTGGTGAACGCTCTTGAGGATGAGGGACAGATCGCGTCCGTGCTTGCCCATGAGATGGGCCATATTGAGGCCAAACACGCGATAAAGCGTTTCCAGGGCGATATAGGCGCGACCCTTTTGATGCTCCTGGGTATGAACATGAACAAGGAGACCGGAGATTTCCAGAAGGCCAACAGGGCTTTAGGACAGCTTATGTCCGAGTATTCCAGGAGTGATGAGGAACAGGCCGACCTCCTGGCCGTAAAATACATGAAAGCATCCGGGTTTGACCCGGAAGAGGCGGTGAACGCGCTCAAAAAGATGCAGGAACTACGTAAAAAAGGCCCACGCCGGAAATATTCGTCATATAGGACCCATCCATATTACTCGGAACGCATCTCTTACATCGAGAAGCAGATAAAAGGGCATATGGATTTTGACGCTTACATAAACATAGTGTCACAGGAAAGATAA